The Acidithiobacillus ferrooxidans ATCC 23270 genomic interval AGGAAATCCAGAACCGGGTTGAAGCTCTGGTATGGGTGATGGAGCAGGATGGGCGCCTCCCGTAGATGCGCGAATATGTTCTCGGGGTGTGAACAAACCGCTGGCAGCCCCGGTATGAAGGGCGGATAAAGCAAGTCGGGGCGGGGGACCATTTCGATGATGGCCGCCAACCGTGACAGATTCACGGGACCCTGCAATGAATACAGGTTGCTCTCGCTCAGTTCAAAATGTTTCAGAAGATATTCCACCACTTCCCGCGGACAATTGTTAGCGACCTCCAGCCGTACCGCCTCGCCAAAGGGGCGTAGCGGTAATTCATCGGCCAGCGCGTCGAGGAGATTGTCCACCTCTTCCTCATCCACAAAGAGTTCACTGTTGCGCGTCACCCGAAACTGATAAAAACCCTGGATGGTCAGACCCGGAAAGAGCGCCTGCACATGTTCGTGGATGACGGAGGAGAGAAACACGAAATCATTCGGACCCGCCAGATGTTGCGGAATCCAGATGATGCGGGGGAGAATGCGTGGCGCCTGTACGATGGCGATGGGGCTGTGTCGCCCGTAAGCATCCTGGCCTTCCAGAACGATAGCGAAATTCAGCCCTTTGTTCTGTACCTTGGGAAAGGGGTGGGCGGGGTCGAGGCTCAGGGGAGTGAGCAGAGGCAGCACCTCCGTCTGGAAATAATTGCTGATCCAACGTTTCTGCGCTGCCCGCCATTCGCGGCGGCGCAACAAGCGAATACCTTCCTTAGCCAGAGCGGGCAGCAGGCGCTGATTCAGGCATCGGTATTGTTCGGAAATGATTTCATGGGCCTTTTTCGCTACTGCCTCGATTTCGCGTTGGGGCCCAAGCATGTCCGGTCCCAAGGGGCCGGCGCCGAATTTAAGCCGCTGCAACAGTCCGGCCATGCGCACTTCAAAAAATTCGTCCAGATTGCTGGAAACGATGGTCAGGTAGCGTAAACGTTCCAGCAGCGGTACGCGCTGGTCGTCAGCCAGGGCCAGTACCCGCTGGTTGAAGGCGAGGATGCTGAGGTCTCGGTTGAAGTACAGCTCAGGGCTGTCGAGAGGCGGCGCGGAACGGGCTTTTTCCGGCGCAGGCACCTCAGACATGCGGTGCCCCCATGCGGTGCTCCGCGGCGATCAGGGTGTTCTGCAGAAGGGTAGCCACAGTCATGGGTCCGACCCCGCCGGGGACCGGGGTGATCCACGCCGCACGCTGCTCTGCGCCGGCAAAGTCCACGTCGCCGGTCACCCGCCCATCCGGAAGACGGTTGATTCCTACATCGATCACCACCGCGCCCTCACGAATCCACGCACCAGAGATCAACCCCGGTTTGCCGGCCGCCGCAACCAGCAGTTCGGCGCGCCCTACATGAGCCGCCAGGTCCCGGGTAAAGCGATGACAGACGGTCACCGTTGCGCCGGCGAGGAGAAGTTCCAATGCCATGGGGCGCCCGACGATATTGGAGGCACCAACGATTACCGCCTCTTTTCCCTTGATATCGATGCCAGATTCCTGAAGGAGGGTCATGATGCCCGCAGGTGTGCAGGAGCGAAGCAATGGCGCGCGCAAGGCGAGACGGCCAATATTGTAGGGGTGGAAACCATCCACGTCTTTTTCCACCGCGATGGCTTCGATGATTTCTTCCGGATCAAAATGGGGAGGGAGTGGCAGTTGCACCAGGATGCCGTCGACTGCGTCATTGACATTCAGCTCCCCAATATGGGCCAGAAGTTGTTGTGGATTAGTGTCTGCTGGCAAATTGGCGGAGAATGAGGCAATTCCCACCGAAGCACAGGTCTCCCGCTTTTTCTGTACATAAATCCGGGAGGCCGGATCAGCGCCGACCAGTACTACCGCAAGGCCGGGGGAGCGCCCCCATTGGCGGAGAAAGGCATGGCTGCGAAGGGAAATATCGGCATGTATTTTTTGCGCGATGGCTTTGCCATCAATGCGTCGTGCAGTCACTTGGGCCTCTTTGGCGAGGTCTCGCTACTCAGGAAAAAATGCTCACCCATGAAAAAGTTACCTGTGTGAAAAGTGGGCGCGTCAACCGGCGAGGTGGCGGCAAAACGGAGCATCCCGGAAAACGAGAGCCATGTTCGCCGGATATTCTTCGGGCGGCCTCTTCTTTTGTCAAGCTACAACGGGGCACTGAAGGGTACCCCGGCCCATGATGTCCAACAAGATGAAACAGTCGTTTCAGGCTTCCCGGGAATTTTGAGGTTCCCGTAAATCCTTGGCGAGTATCATATAGATGGCTGGCACAACGAAGAGCGAGAAAAAAGACCCGATAGCCAGCCCGGTAAAGATTACCAGACCCATGTCGAAGCGGCTGACCGCCCCGGCTCCACTCGCCAGCAAGAGGGGCAATACGCCCAGCACCATCGCACCGGTGGTCATGAGAATGGGCCGCAGGCGGATGCTGGAGGCTTTTTCCACGGCGGAGCGCTTGTCCAGCCCTTCGTGTCGCTGGATCTGGTTGGCGAACTGGACGATGAGGATGCCTTGCTTGGCGATGAGGCCAATGAGAGTAATGAGGCCCACTTCGGTGTAGATGTTGATGGTGGCCAGCCCCAGACTGATGAAGATCAGCGCCCCGCTGATGGACATAGGCACCGTGATGAGCACGATGAGCGGATCGCGAAAGCTCTCGAATTGCGCGGCGAGGAGCAGATAAATGAGGAGGATGGCCAAGGCAAAGGTAACCAGCAGCCCGCTTTTCTCCTGCATATACTGCCGCGACTGGCTGGAGTAGTCGATGGAGAAGCCCTTGGGCATAATGTTCTGGGCCTGGGTTTTCAGATAAGCCAATGCTTGGCCGAGGGTCACACCGGGGGCGGGCACCGCCTGAATGGTGGCGGAATTGAGCTGCTGGAACTGCGGCAGAAACTGCGGTTGCACCTCCGTTTCCACCGACACCAGGGTGGATAGCGGCACCATCTGCCCCGTTGCAGTAGCTACGTAGTAGGTCTTGAGCATGCCTGGGTTGGCGCGGAAGTGGTCCGGCACCTGCGGGATCACTTCATAGCTCCGGCCTTTCAGATCAAATCGATTGACGTAATTGCCGCCAAGCAGCGGTTGCAGATCCTGCGCGATATTCGCCATGGTCAAGCCGAGGTTGGCGGCCATATTGCGATGGATGTGAAGGACGATTTCCGGATTGTCGATGCGCAGATCCTTGGTCACGTAGACGAACAGGCCGCTTTTCTGGGCGCGGTCGATGACATCGTTGGCCACCTGGTCCAGCTTGTCGTAACCTCCACTCGACTGCAGCACGAATTGAACCGGCAGCCCCCCGGCGGACCCTGGCAGGGACGGCGGTTGGAACGACGCCACCTGCAGACCGGTGATCCCGTTCATTTGCTGTTGTACCTGGGGCGCCAACTGCATGGCGGTTACCGATCGCTTGTCCCAGTTTTTCAGCCGCATGCCGGCGATGAGACTGTTCGTTCCGCCACCACTGCCAACGGATATCCCCGTGACCATGAAGACGGCCTTGGTCTCCGGATACCTGCCCAGGTCATGGACGATTTTCATGCCGTACTTGCTCAGTAGTTCCGGGGTGATGTTGGGCGCGCCCGTACCCATATTGAAAATGATACCCTGATCTTCCTGCGGCGCCAGTTCCTGTTTGCTCGTGGTGAAGAGGAAATAAATGCTCACGAATATCACGGCGGCAAAAAGCAGGGTCACCGGCACGAAGTTGAGGCTACCCCGGAGCAGCCGATCGTACAGGCGGCGCAGTTCCTCGTAGCGGGTATCGATGAAGTGGGCGAATCCATGCGCGCTGCTGGCTCGGAGTATCTTGCTGCTGAGCATGGGCGACAGGGTCAGCGCCACCACCATGGAAACCACCACGGTAGCCACCAGCGTAAAGGCGAACTCGCTGAAAAGACTGCCGGTCAGACCGCTCATGAAGCCGATGGGGGCAAAGACGGCGATCAGCGTGGTGGACATCACCACGATGGCGGTACCCAGCTCCCGACCAGTCATCAAGGCCGCTTGGAGGGGGCTTTTGCCCTCGTCGATGTGACGGTGCACGTTTTCCACCACGATGATGGCGTCATCCACCACCAGGCCGATGGCCAGAACGATGGCGAGCAGGGTGAGCAGGTTGATGGTGAAGCCCATGGCCCACATGATGAAGCCGGCACCGATGATGGACAGGGGAATGGCCACCGCCGGGATGAGCACCGAACGGAAGGAACCCAGGAAGAGGAAGATCACCAGAACCACCACTGCCAGCGTGATACCGATCGTTATGAGAACGTCGTTGATGGAGGCCTTGATGTAGTCCGTTGCGTCGTAGGGGATGGCCATGTGCATGCCCGGCGGAAGGGCAGTGCCGAGTTCAGCCAGGGCCGCCTTGACTCCCGCCGCGACATTCAGCGAGTTGGCCGACGGTGCCTCCTGAATACCGACGAAAGCCGCCGGTTTGCCGTCAAAATAAGCGCTGGAATCGTAATTCTGCGCTCCGAGTTCTACCTGGGCGATGTCCTTGAGGCGGATGATGGTATTACCCACATTTTTGACCACGAGGTTGCGGAACTGCGCCGCGTCATGGAGGTTGGTGGTCGCGACGATAGTGTCCCCCGTCTCGGTCCCCCGGGTGCTCCCTACCGCCGAGATGAAGTCGTTGGCGGCCAGAATCTGGGATACCTGGGACGCGCTGATCCCGAGGGCTGCCATCTTCCGGGGATTGAGCCAGACGCGCATGGAATACGTATTGCCGTTCCCGGAGCCGGGCGGCAGGATCTGCGCCTGACCCACGCCGCTGACCGCCGCGAGCTTGGGCTGGACCACCCGCAGGAGGTAGTCGGTAATCTGCTGCTGGTTCAATTGGTTGCTGTAAAAGGCGATATACATGAGATCCGTGGTATTGCCCACGGTCACGTTGATCACCGGCAACTGGCTGCCGGCGGGCAGTTCGTTGGTCACCTGCTGGACCTTCGACTGGATATTGGCCACCGCCGCGTCGGGGCTGTAATTCAGTTTCATGTACACGGTGATGGTGGACATGCCCTCGGAACTGTTGGAGGTCATGTAGTCGATGCCGGGGGCGCTGGCGATCACCCGCTCCAACCGGGTGGTGATGAAGCCCTGGATGGTGTTGGGATTGGCGCCGGGGTAGGCCGTGGTTACCGTAACCACGGTGTTGGTGATGGCCGGGTACTCGCGCACCGTCATTTCGGTATAAGCCCGTAATCCGAGAAGGAGGATCACCAGACTCAAGGCCGTAGCCAGAACCGGTCGATGAATGAAGATATCCGTAAATTTCATCGCCGCCATCCTCAGGCTTTGCCGCTGGCGGGGATTTTGACAGGACTACCCTCGTGGAGCTTGATCTGCCCCCCGGTGACCACCAGCTCTCCCGCACGCAGCCCCGACAGAATCTGTACCTCGCTGCCTCGCTGGATACCGGTCTTGACGATGCGCTGGAGGGCGATCTGGCTTTCCTTGCCATGGATGGTTTTTTTCTCCACCACATAGACAAAGTCACCGAAGGTATTATAGGTGATGGCGCTGGCCGGTACGGTCAACACTTTCTCCAGCCTTTTCTCGATCACCGTGACATTCCCGAACATACCCGGGCGCAGGATGGTTTTTGGATTAGGCACCGTGGCCTGGACGTCAATCTGGCGCGTGGCGGTATTGATGGCCGCCCCCATGGCGGTGATCTTGCCGCTGAAGGTCTGGCCGGGATAACTGTCCACCTCCACCTGAACGGGTGTGCCTACATGGATGCGGGCGAAATCACTCTGAGGCACCGTAAAGTTCACAAAGAGGGGATCCCAGGACTGGAGATCCACCATGGCGGTCCCGGGGATGATGTATTGCCCCAGGTCTACCTGGCGAACTCCGAGATAGCCGCTGAAGGGCGCGCGGATGGCGAGTTTTGCGAGAGTGGCGTGGTCATTTTTTACGGCGGCGACCGCGCTTTGGTAGCTGGCCACCGCGGAATCGAGCTGAGACTGGCTGGCGGCCTTGGTGGCGATGAGCGTCTGCGTCCGGCGGAGATTGATCTGGGCCAATCGCCGCTGAGCCTCGTCGCTGGCCAGTTGCGCCAACTGGTTGCTGTTGTCGATCTGGATCAGAGGGGTACCGGCCTTGACGTATTCTCCGGAATGAAAATAGATACCGGTAATGGCACCGCCCAACTGGGGCGTCACCTCCACACCCTGGATGGCGGCAAACGATCCCACGGCAGTTACTTCCGGGTGCCACTCCCGCTCTACCACCTTGCTGGCGCTGACGCTGACGACCGGTACGGGCATATGCGCCAGGGCCTGGTGCATCATATAGTTGCCGTAGAGCTTGAAGCCGAAAATACCGCCGAAAAGGATCAGCAATACAAGAATGACAATGACAAATGCTTTCTTCATGACCAGTCTCCGCGGCGGATGGCTGTGTTGAATGCTGAATGGCTCATGGCTTTACCTGTGTTACCGGCAACGCGCCAGCAGAGGGATGAGGCTTGCCCTGTGTATTTACGGGCGTTGACTTCCTGTCGGCTTTGTTCCACCAGCCGCCGCCCAATGCGACCAACAGCGCGGCCGTATCCTGATAGCGCTGCGACCTAGCGGTTATTTCGGCAATTTTGGCGTTGTCATACTGCACTTCTGCAGTGAGGAGGGTGAGATAGTCAGATGCACCCGCACGATAACTCGCCTGCGCCAGCCGCAGTGCTTCCGCTGCGGCCTGTAGTGCCGCGCGTTGCGCAGCAAGGGTCTGCGCGTCATGTTCCACGGCGCGC includes:
- the ppk1 gene encoding polyphosphate kinase 1; the protein is MSEVPAPEKARSAPPLDSPELYFNRDLSILAFNQRVLALADDQRVPLLERLRYLTIVSSNLDEFFEVRMAGLLQRLKFGAGPLGPDMLGPQREIEAVAKKAHEIISEQYRCLNQRLLPALAKEGIRLLRRREWRAAQKRWISNYFQTEVLPLLTPLSLDPAHPFPKVQNKGLNFAIVLEGQDAYGRHSPIAIVQAPRILPRIIWIPQHLAGPNDFVFLSSVIHEHVQALFPGLTIQGFYQFRVTRNSELFVDEEEVDNLLDALADELPLRPFGEAVRLEVANNCPREVVEYLLKHFELSESNLYSLQGPVNLSRLAAIIEMVPRPDLLYPPFIPGLPAVCSHPENIFAHLREAPILLHHPYQSFNPVLDFLRQAVSDPKVIGIKQTLYRTTPDSPVIDALIEAAMAGKQVTAVVELKARFDEANNIRMAERLEEVGVQVVYGVVNHKVHAKMILILRREEDGIRLYGHLGTGNYHPRNARIYTDLSLLTANPDITADMNDLFMHITGMGKAPQLRCLLQSPFTMFQGIQEAIDTEIRHGSKGRIIVRVNALVEPDLIRALYRASQAGVEIDLVVRGACALRPGIPGVSDHIRVRSIVGRFLEHSRVYYFGNNGHPRLWISSADWMGRNLFRRLEVAVPITDPDLRARILTETLQLYLEDDCNAWAMRADGDYEFLRNPLDANCKSAQDRLLEHYNRSSHYG
- the folD gene encoding bifunctional methylenetetrahydrofolate dehydrogenase/methenyltetrahydrofolate cyclohydrolase FolD, producing the protein MTARRIDGKAIAQKIHADISLRSHAFLRQWGRSPGLAVVLVGADPASRIYVQKKRETCASVGIASFSANLPADTNPQQLLAHIGELNVNDAVDGILVQLPLPPHFDPEEIIEAIAVEKDVDGFHPYNIGRLALRAPLLRSCTPAGIMTLLQESGIDIKGKEAVIVGASNIVGRPMALELLLAGATVTVCHRFTRDLAAHVGRAELLVAAAGKPGLISGAWIREGAVVIDVGINRLPDGRVTGDVDFAGAEQRAAWITPVPGGVGPMTVATLLQNTLIAAEHRMGAPHV
- a CDS encoding efflux RND transporter permease subunit; this encodes MKFTDIFIHRPVLATALSLVILLLGLRAYTEMTVREYPAITNTVVTVTTAYPGANPNTIQGFITTRLERVIASAPGIDYMTSNSSEGMSTITVYMKLNYSPDAAVANIQSKVQQVTNELPAGSQLPVINVTVGNTTDLMYIAFYSNQLNQQQITDYLLRVVQPKLAAVSGVGQAQILPPGSGNGNTYSMRVWLNPRKMAALGISASQVSQILAANDFISAVGSTRGTETGDTIVATTNLHDAAQFRNLVVKNVGNTIIRLKDIAQVELGAQNYDSSAYFDGKPAAFVGIQEAPSANSLNVAAGVKAALAELGTALPPGMHMAIPYDATDYIKASINDVLITIGITLAVVVLVIFLFLGSFRSVLIPAVAIPLSIIGAGFIMWAMGFTINLLTLLAIVLAIGLVVDDAIIVVENVHRHIDEGKSPLQAALMTGRELGTAIVVMSTTLIAVFAPIGFMSGLTGSLFSEFAFTLVATVVVSMVVALTLSPMLSSKILRASSAHGFAHFIDTRYEELRRLYDRLLRGSLNFVPVTLLFAAVIFVSIYFLFTTSKQELAPQEDQGIIFNMGTGAPNITPELLSKYGMKIVHDLGRYPETKAVFMVTGISVGSGGGTNSLIAGMRLKNWDKRSVTAMQLAPQVQQQMNGITGLQVASFQPPSLPGSAGGLPVQFVLQSSGGYDKLDQVANDVIDRAQKSGLFVYVTKDLRIDNPEIVLHIHRNMAANLGLTMANIAQDLQPLLGGNYVNRFDLKGRSYEVIPQVPDHFRANPGMLKTYYVATATGQMVPLSTLVSVETEVQPQFLPQFQQLNSATIQAVPAPGVTLGQALAYLKTQAQNIMPKGFSIDYSSQSRQYMQEKSGLLVTFALAILLIYLLLAAQFESFRDPLIVLITVPMSISGALIFISLGLATINIYTEVGLITLIGLIAKQGILIVQFANQIQRHEGLDKRSAVEKASSIRLRPILMTTGAMVLGVLPLLLASGAGAVSRFDMGLVIFTGLAIGSFFSLFVVPAIYMILAKDLREPQNSREA
- a CDS encoding efflux RND transporter periplasmic adaptor subunit, which codes for MKKAFVIVILVLLILFGGIFGFKLYGNYMMHQALAHMPVPVVSVSASKVVEREWHPEVTAVGSFAAIQGVEVTPQLGGAITGIYFHSGEYVKAGTPLIQIDNSNQLAQLASDEAQRRLAQINLRRTQTLIATKAASQSQLDSAVASYQSAVAAVKNDHATLAKLAIRAPFSGYLGVRQVDLGQYIIPGTAMVDLQSWDPLFVNFTVPQSDFARIHVGTPVQVEVDSYPGQTFSGKITAMGAAINTATRQIDVQATVPNPKTILRPGMFGNVTVIEKRLEKVLTVPASAITYNTFGDFVYVVEKKTIHGKESQIALQRIVKTGIQRGSEVQILSGLRAGELVVTGGQIKLHEGSPVKIPASGKA